One window of Larus michahellis chromosome 19, bLarMic1.1, whole genome shotgun sequence genomic DNA carries:
- the TMEM200B gene encoding transmembrane protein 200B, with product MTAESAETNGPVRELEAGGTKPPPPRVPPRRRGRRLRRKSPPEVPVKGQLRMRSPSGAFVMVGISVVLVGMTIAVVGYWPHRGPGSTVAGAGNASMAGDMRREVAAGRHVPHSEKLKLIGPVIMGIGLFIFICANTMLYENRDMETRRLMQKGLYSMAAGLPEGTGPEDGHCQRGDGQPVPKANAECVEGCYQVDLSCQPSPGNKWSDCYGPNRLQTAAELLQQPAASPAASLLSLRPGASAEANLSLSCRSGAESLLSSAVGALALPVIKLNNRLLDVAARGAGQRAEGGPAEHPLEDPRLSRGGSIAPRGQDHDGGGHGRDGGGHVVINMDGGCPGAEPEEFGLDAQLHTPGHSKSLDLGRPGVLLVAPIKDRKNRSWPRLDHVSLVGYAKLESTGESSDRLLEPGKPPSRSEPRPSSWVVGTERGERV from the coding sequence ATGACTGCCGAGAGCGCCGAAACCAACGGCCCCGTGCGGgagctggaggcgggggggaccAAGCCACCACCCCCCCGCGTCCCGCCGCGGCGCCGGGGACGCCGCCTGCGCCGCAAGTCACCGCCGGAGGTGCCGGTGAAGGGGCAGCTCCGCATGCGCTCGCCGTCAGGAGCCTTCGTCATGGTGGGCATCTCGGTGGTCCTGGTGGGCATGACCATCGCCGTGGTGGGCTACTGGCCCCACCGGGGACCTGGGAGCACCGTGGCCGGCGCGGGGAACGCCAGCATGGCAGGGGACATGAGGAGAGAGGTGGCCGCCGGGCGCCACGTGCCCCACAGCGAGAAGCTCAAGCTGATCGGCCCCGTCATCATGGGCATCGGGCTCTTCATTTTCATCTGCGCCAACACCATGCTGTACGAGAACAGGGACATGGAGACCCGCAGGCTGATGCAGAAGGGACTCTACTCCATGGCGGCGGGTCTCCCTGAGGGCACCGGCCCCGAGGACGGGCACTGCCAGCGCGGGGACGGCCAGCCCGTCCCCAAGGCCAACGCCGAGTGCGTGGAGGGCTGCTACCAGGTGGAtctctcctgccagcccagccctggcaaCAAGTGGTCCGACTGCTACGGCCCCAACAGGCTCCAGACCGCGGccgagctcctgcagcagccggcagcgtcccccgccgcctccctcctcaGCCTCCGCCCCGGCGCCTCCGCCGAGGCCAACCTCAGCCTCTCCTGCCGCTCCGGGGCCGAGTCCCTCCTCTCCTCGGCTGTCGGCGCCTTGGCATTGCCCGTCATCAAGCTCAACAACCGCTTGCTGGACGTggcggcgcggggggccgggCAGAGGGCAGAGGGGGGCCCCGCCGAGCATCCCCTTGAAGACCCACGGCTCTCCCGGGGCGGCAGCATTGCGCCCCGTGGCCAGGACCATGATGGAGGTGGCCACGGCCGTGATGGTGGTGGCCACGTTGTCATCAACATGGATGGCGGCTGCCCCGGCGCGGAGCCGGAGGAGTTCGGCCTGGATGCACAGCTCCACACCCCGGGACACTCCAAGTCCCTGGACCTCGGTCGGCcgggggtgctgctggtggcccccATCAAGGACCGTAAGAACCGGAGCTGGCCCCGGCTGGACCACGTCAGCCTGGTGGGTTACGCCAAACTGGAAAGTACTGGCGAGTCCTCGGACCGGCTGCTGGAGCCCGGCAAGCCCCCGAGCCGCAGCGAGCCCCGACCCAGCTCCTGGGTGGTGGGGACGGAGCGGGGTGAGCGGGTCTGA